Within the Verrucomicrobiota bacterium genome, the region CGCTCGGTGCCTGGGAATATCATTCTGGCATGAAATTAATAGAAAACAGTGAGAAAAAGCCTTTGCGTATCTTCACGCACGTATCCGAGAACGACAATCGTTCAAACGATCCTGAAGAAACTTACCACAACTGGGTAATGGCCAATGAACGAACCGCAGCCGCACTCAAAGCCAAAGGCTATGATTACCGTTATATTTTCAGTAAGGCTACGAAGCACTGTGACCAGAAAGTCTTTGAACAAACTATCGCGGACACCCTGGTTTGGATGTGGCGGGGTTACTCCGCAGAGTAAAGGTTTGCCATTAAACACACACTGGAAACGCAAAGCTAATCCCAGAGAATACTACGAGGTCATCCACGGCATCGATATTCTTTGAAAAGCACCCATTCAGAGGTTTTCCCAGAAAGCATAATCACCACCTTTGTCACCGTACTTGATCATGAGCCTTTCAAGTTCGGACTGCATTTTCATCAACACTTTTGCCTGATCCTTTTCTTTGATAAGATTGTTCATCTCATAAGGATCATTCTTTAGATCATAGAGCTCATCATAAAATGGTTCCTGGTAGTAATGAACGAATTTCCAGTTGTCCGTGCGGACTGCTTTCCACCAACACAATTGTCCCGGCAAATCGGTCTCAGGCCAGAACTCAAACAATAGTGCTGAGCGAGGTTCCTTCAAAGAACCTCCCTGAAAAACAGGCAACAGATTCTCCCCATGCATATCCTCCGGAATGGGTATTCCCGCCAACGCCAGAAGCGTGGGAGCAATATCGATATTAAGCACGCCCACTGGTGATCGACTGTTGCCATGGATCAACGGTGGATAGCGCACAAAGAATGGCACGCGTATCGATTCTTCATAAGCCAATCGCTTCTCGGTGAGTCCGTGTTCGCCGAAGAAGAATCCGTTATCGCCAACAAAGATAATCATGGTTTTATCGAGTATACCTGCTTCTTCCAAGACTCGATAGATCTCACCCACTCCATCATCGATATCGACCGTCATCCGGGCAATATTGCGGATGTCTTCATCCGTCGGTGGCTTCTGTGCAAAACCCTTTAGAGATGGCTGCACAACGAAGCCTGGGTGAGCACTCAGCCTACGCTCGATAGGTTGATTCATGTAGAGACCGCGATTGCGCTCCGCGGCGATTAGGCCTTCATCGCCATAGCTCGTATGGACGGATCGGTGCCACAGGGAAATATTGAACGGATGGTCTTTGTTTTCACGAATGAAGCGTACCGTTTCCGCGGAATCGATATCGGTTGCGTGCCCTTTATAAGGAATCATCGCCCCATCCACATTTACGATTGGATCCATCTTGTAATCACGATTCACGCCGGAACAGAACCACCGGTCGAATCCTGGATGAGGTGTTTTATCGCTGTTAACGCCCGTTGTCCATTTGCCGATGAATGCCGTTTTGTAACCTGCCTTTTGAAACAACATCGGATAGGTTTTAAGCAATTTCGTATGCCCTTTGGGCGCTCTGTTTTTGTAGCTTCCATTGGTATGCGCATACTGACCCGTCATCAGACATCCTCGACTCGGTCCACAAAGCGGTGTGGTCACAAAGGAGTTTTCCATCAGTATTCCTTCCCGGGCAATCCGATCAATATGCGGCGTCTGCACAAAAGGATGACCACTCATGCTTAAACCATCCCAACGCAGTTCATCCACGTTAATGACAATCACATTGGGGCGATCATCCGCATCCAGCTTGGGAACGAATAACGTTGCTATAATAACAAACAACCGGGTCCAGGGGAGGATTTTTAAAAACATGAGCAGGGATATTAGGCTAAGTCTACTATTTCCAGTTCTGACTATTGGGTTATTAGACCGGGGTTGAGTCCATTCATGGCTTGGGGTTGAAAGAAACATGAATTGATTAAGAGCATTGATTTTTATCGAAGTAG harbors:
- a CDS encoding sulfatase-like hydrolase/transferase — its product is MFLKILPWTRLFVIIATLFVPKLDADDRPNVIVINVDELRWDGLSMSGHPFVQTPHIDRIAREGILMENSFVTTPLCGPSRGCLMTGQYAHTNGSYKNRAPKGHTKLLKTYPMLFQKAGYKTAFIGKWTTGVNSDKTPHPGFDRWFCSGVNRDYKMDPIVNVDGAMIPYKGHATDIDSAETVRFIRENKDHPFNISLWHRSVHTSYGDEGLIAAERNRGLYMNQPIERRLSAHPGFVVQPSLKGFAQKPPTDEDIRNIARMTVDIDDGVGEIYRVLEEAGILDKTMIIFVGDNGFFFGEHGLTEKRLAYEESIRVPFFVRYPPLIHGNSRSPVGVLNIDIAPTLLALAGIPIPEDMHGENLLPVFQGGSLKEPRSALLFEFWPETDLPGQLCWWKAVRTDNWKFVHYYQEPFYDELYDLKNDPYEMNNLIKEKDQAKVLMKMQSELERLMIKYGDKGGDYAFWENL